A genomic segment from Microbacterium sp. SORGH_AS_0428 encodes:
- the coaBC gene encoding bifunctional phosphopantothenoylcysteine decarboxylase/phosphopantothenate--cysteine ligase CoaBC — protein MFVVVAVTGGIAAYKTVHLVRDLVRAGHEVHVVPTADALRFVGLPTWEALSRNPVTTSVHDDVARVRHVSLGQQADLVIVAPATANTIAKMAAGIADDLLGTTLLATTAPVVIAPAMHTEMWRHPATSANMATLRSRGVIVAGPDDGPLTGGDSGPGRMSEPADILRTALGAVSAPDLQGLRVLVSAGGTREPLDPVRFIGNRSSGRQGIALALAAADRGADVDLVAAHVEAAVLVSAAAHPRIHISHVGTTAELQDAVVAAASVADVVVMAAAVSDYRVSEVADTKLTKEGGDGTLTLHLVENPDVLAGLARTRHPGQTIVGFAAETASGDELRERGRRKRRRKGADLLVVNRVGWSEGFESDENTALLLTEDAETEASGSKREVAEAVWDAVLGLR, from the coding sequence ATGTTCGTCGTCGTCGCAGTCACGGGCGGCATCGCCGCATACAAGACGGTACATCTGGTGCGCGACCTCGTTCGCGCCGGCCACGAGGTTCACGTCGTCCCCACCGCCGATGCCCTCCGCTTCGTCGGCCTGCCGACCTGGGAGGCCCTCAGTCGCAACCCGGTCACCACCTCGGTGCACGACGACGTCGCGCGCGTACGCCACGTCTCCCTCGGGCAACAGGCGGACCTCGTCATCGTCGCACCCGCCACCGCGAACACCATCGCCAAGATGGCCGCCGGCATCGCCGACGACCTGCTCGGCACGACGCTGCTCGCAACGACCGCGCCGGTGGTCATCGCCCCGGCGATGCATACCGAGATGTGGCGTCACCCTGCAACGAGCGCGAACATGGCGACTCTGCGCAGCCGCGGTGTGATCGTGGCGGGCCCCGACGACGGGCCCCTGACCGGCGGCGACAGCGGGCCGGGCCGGATGAGCGAGCCGGCAGACATCCTGCGCACAGCACTCGGCGCGGTGTCCGCGCCCGACCTCCAGGGCCTGCGGGTGCTCGTCAGCGCGGGCGGCACGCGCGAGCCGCTCGACCCGGTGCGCTTCATCGGCAACCGCTCGAGCGGACGGCAGGGCATCGCCCTCGCCCTGGCCGCCGCCGACCGCGGAGCCGACGTCGATCTCGTCGCCGCGCACGTGGAGGCCGCTGTGCTCGTCTCGGCCGCGGCCCACCCCCGCATCCACATCTCGCACGTGGGCACGACCGCCGAGCTGCAGGATGCGGTCGTGGCCGCCGCATCCGTCGCGGACGTCGTCGTGATGGCCGCCGCCGTGTCGGACTACCGCGTGAGCGAGGTCGCCGACACGAAGCTCACGAAGGAGGGTGGCGACGGCACGCTGACGCTGCACCTCGTCGAGAACCCCGATGTGCTGGCGGGTCTCGCACGCACACGCCACCCCGGTCAGACCATCGTCGGGTTCGCCGCCGAGACCGCATCCGGCGACGAGCTGCGTGAGCGCGGGCGCCGCAAGCGCCGGCGCAAGGGCGCCGATCTCCTCGTCGTCAACCGCGTCGGCTGGAGCGAGGGATTCGAGTCCGACGAGAACACCGCACTGCTGCTGACCGAGGACGCCGAGACGGAGGCCTCCGGCTCGAAGCGCGAGGTGGCCGAGGCGGTCTGGGACGCGGTGCTCGGCCTGCGCTGA
- a CDS encoding NRDE family protein, with protein sequence MCTVIVRVPEDASEPTRLVAIRDEDPNRPWNRLGPWWPDAYPGVIGVHDVRAGGAWLAADPAASRLAVLLNRADTSPLADDAVTSRGVLPLEAVAGRVPEEAPPTRGFNLLDVSRGGARVISWDGEAVRESLLSPGTHMIAHDDLDDPRTARITHWLPQFAALADDESGDDWWRTWLEVIERSAELEATDDRALIRDHRHLGIPTLSLLVCVASVGGAGGVDVRYADLPAPGHWGPVTPTA encoded by the coding sequence ATGTGCACCGTGATCGTCCGCGTGCCCGAGGACGCGAGTGAACCCACGCGCCTCGTCGCGATCCGCGACGAGGACCCGAACCGGCCCTGGAACCGGCTGGGCCCCTGGTGGCCGGACGCCTACCCCGGGGTCATCGGGGTGCACGACGTGAGAGCCGGCGGCGCATGGCTCGCGGCCGACCCCGCGGCATCCCGGCTGGCGGTCCTGCTGAATCGCGCCGACACCTCACCTCTCGCGGACGACGCGGTCACCTCTCGCGGCGTGCTGCCTCTGGAGGCGGTGGCGGGCCGCGTGCCCGAGGAGGCGCCCCCGACACGAGGCTTCAACCTGCTCGACGTCTCGCGCGGCGGCGCCCGGGTGATCTCCTGGGACGGCGAGGCGGTGCGCGAGAGCCTGCTGAGCCCCGGCACCCACATGATCGCCCACGATGACCTCGACGATCCGCGCACCGCGCGCATCACCCACTGGTTGCCGCAGTTCGCCGCGCTGGCCGATGACGAGTCCGGCGACGACTGGTGGCGCACCTGGCTGGAGGTCATCGAGCGCAGCGCGGAACTCGAGGCGACGGACGACCGAGCGCTCATCCGGGATCACCGCCATCTCGGCATACCGACGCTGTCGCTGCTCGTGTGCGTGGCGAGTGTCGGGGGAGCCGGCGGCGTGGACGTGCGCTACGCGGACCTTCCCGCACCGGGGCACTGGGGCCCGGTCACCCCGACCGCGTGA
- a CDS encoding ATP-dependent DNA ligase yields the protein MGRFIYDTASNAVEIEDRTLAHLRIVVMNKLRRGEPFMFDVEVGDGSGRRSFWVHPSVPMQFHFYGSRQPKINRAWVEDLMLAASGPHGLSIVPEPADEPVEHG from the coding sequence GTGGGCCGATTCATTTACGACACCGCCTCGAACGCCGTCGAGATCGAGGACAGGACTCTCGCGCATCTGCGCATCGTCGTGATGAACAAGCTTCGCCGTGGCGAGCCCTTCATGTTCGACGTCGAGGTGGGCGACGGCAGCGGCCGTCGCAGCTTCTGGGTGCACCCTTCCGTGCCGATGCAGTTCCACTTCTACGGTTCGCGTCAGCCGAAGATCAACCGCGCCTGGGTCGAAGACCTCATGCTCGCCGCATCCGGCCCGCACGGGCTCTCGATCGTGCCGGAGCCGGCCGACGAGCCCGTCGAGCACGGCTGA
- a CDS encoding prolyl oligopeptidase family serine peptidase: protein MSHTSVFAAPFARSADRDFAVRCVLGLAPSGGADIGEVLAAVGDVKAKDAATWLSAWQALGERVARDAQDAAATGRADTARWASLRAANYLAVAVDAASAADDAERAASLFAAHRAAWDAFAADAGVRMSRIDVPLDGTTMPGYLFHADAAGPRPTIIFVNGSDGSISSLWGTGVAAALARGFHAYVFDGPGQQSLLFEHGVPFRPDWENVLAPVVDELASHRYVDEHHLIVWGISQAGYWVPRALSGEHRFAAAVVDPGVVDVSTSWTDHLPASLGRLLDEGKDAQFDRDMALGMRFSGDLASTWAFRARPVGRGGYAAVIRRIREFALTDAEAARIDTPLLITSPEGEQFWPGQSERLAAMTPEVSHVLRFTAAEGADGHCEPLARTLVHERVLDWLSATIRD, encoded by the coding sequence ATGTCGCACACCAGTGTGTTCGCCGCTCCTTTCGCGCGTTCGGCCGATCGCGACTTCGCGGTGCGCTGCGTGCTCGGCCTCGCGCCCTCCGGCGGCGCCGACATCGGCGAGGTCCTCGCGGCGGTCGGCGACGTGAAGGCGAAGGATGCGGCGACGTGGCTGTCGGCGTGGCAGGCACTCGGGGAACGCGTCGCGCGGGACGCGCAGGATGCGGCCGCCACCGGTCGCGCCGACACGGCGCGCTGGGCGTCGCTGCGCGCGGCGAACTACCTCGCCGTCGCGGTGGACGCCGCATCCGCCGCTGACGACGCGGAACGCGCCGCGTCTCTCTTCGCCGCCCATCGCGCCGCGTGGGACGCGTTCGCGGCGGACGCCGGCGTGCGCATGAGCCGGATCGACGTTCCGCTCGACGGCACCACGATGCCCGGCTATCTCTTCCACGCGGATGCGGCGGGCCCGCGCCCGACGATCATCTTCGTCAACGGCAGCGACGGCTCGATCAGCTCACTGTGGGGCACCGGCGTCGCCGCCGCCCTGGCGCGGGGTTTCCACGCCTACGTCTTCGACGGACCCGGCCAGCAATCCCTGCTGTTCGAGCACGGAGTGCCGTTCCGCCCGGACTGGGAGAACGTGCTGGCGCCCGTCGTCGACGAGCTCGCGAGCCACCGCTACGTCGACGAGCACCACCTGATCGTGTGGGGCATCAGCCAAGCCGGCTACTGGGTGCCGCGGGCGCTCTCCGGCGAGCACCGCTTCGCCGCCGCTGTCGTCGATCCCGGGGTCGTCGACGTGTCGACGTCGTGGACGGACCATCTGCCGGCATCGCTCGGCAGGCTCCTCGACGAGGGCAAGGACGCGCAGTTCGACCGCGACATGGCTCTCGGGATGCGGTTCTCCGGCGACCTCGCGTCGACGTGGGCGTTCCGCGCCCGCCCCGTCGGACGCGGCGGGTACGCCGCGGTGATCCGCCGCATCCGGGAGTTCGCGCTCACGGATGCCGAGGCGGCGCGCATCGACACGCCGCTGTTGATCACCTCCCCCGAGGGCGAGCAGTTCTGGCCCGGTCAGTCGGAGAGGCTGGCAGCCATGACGCCGGAGGTCTCGCACGTCCTGCGCTTCACCGCCGCCGAGGGAGCCGACGGGCATTGCGAGCCGCTCGCGAGGACGCTCGTGCACGAGCGCGTGCTCGACTGGCTCAGCGCGACGATCCGGGACTGA
- a CDS encoding aspartate aminotransferase family protein, which yields MTDEPSPSFDIADLQSKARDHLWMHFARQSTMDSPDGVPIIVRGEGHHIWDAAGRRYIDGLAGLFVVNAGHGRRRLAQAAARQAEQLAFFPIWSYAHPAAIELADRLADLAPGDLNHVFFSTGGGEAVETAFKLAKNYWKLVGKPGKHKVISRAIAYHGTPQGALAITGLPGMKQMFEPVAPGGFRVPNTNFYRAAEMGFSGSSEEEFGRWAADRIEEMILFEGPDTVAAVFLEPVQNSGGCFPPPPGYFTRVREICDAYDVLLVSDEVICAFGRVGEYFAADAFGYQPDMITFAKAVTSGYSPLGGTIVSDRIYEPFATGTTSFAHGYTFAGHPVSAAVALENLDIFEEEQLNAHVRANSPLFRAALERLTDLPIVGDVRGAGYFFGIELVKDKATKQTFDEAESERLLRGFLSKALYDAGLYCRADDRGDPVIQLAPPLTIGPTEFDEIEQILRGVLTEAWQRL from the coding sequence ATGACTGATGAGCCCTCCCCGTCCTTCGATATCGCCGACCTGCAGAGCAAGGCGCGCGACCACCTCTGGATGCACTTCGCTCGGCAGTCCACGATGGACTCGCCCGACGGCGTCCCGATCATCGTCCGCGGCGAGGGGCATCACATCTGGGATGCGGCGGGGCGCCGCTACATCGACGGGCTCGCCGGCCTGTTCGTCGTCAACGCGGGCCACGGTCGGCGACGCCTCGCCCAGGCGGCCGCCCGTCAGGCCGAACAGCTCGCCTTCTTCCCGATCTGGTCGTACGCCCATCCGGCCGCGATCGAGCTCGCCGACCGACTGGCCGATCTCGCCCCGGGCGATCTGAACCACGTCTTCTTCTCCACGGGAGGCGGCGAGGCGGTCGAGACCGCGTTCAAGCTGGCCAAGAACTACTGGAAGCTCGTCGGCAAGCCCGGCAAGCACAAGGTGATCTCCCGCGCCATCGCCTACCACGGCACCCCGCAGGGGGCGCTCGCGATCACGGGCCTTCCCGGCATGAAGCAGATGTTCGAGCCGGTGGCCCCGGGCGGCTTCCGCGTCCCCAACACCAACTTCTACCGTGCCGCCGAGATGGGCTTCTCCGGCTCCTCGGAAGAGGAGTTCGGCCGGTGGGCGGCGGATCGCATCGAGGAGATGATCCTGTTCGAAGGCCCCGACACCGTCGCCGCCGTCTTCCTCGAGCCGGTGCAGAACTCCGGCGGATGCTTCCCTCCTCCGCCCGGCTACTTCACGCGCGTGCGGGAGATCTGCGACGCGTACGACGTGCTGCTCGTCAGCGACGAGGTCATCTGCGCGTTCGGCCGCGTCGGCGAGTACTTCGCCGCCGACGCCTTCGGCTATCAGCCCGACATGATCACCTTCGCCAAGGCGGTCACCAGCGGCTACTCCCCCCTCGGCGGCACGATCGTCAGCGACCGCATCTACGAGCCGTTCGCCACGGGAACGACCAGCTTCGCGCACGGATACACCTTCGCGGGGCATCCCGTCTCGGCCGCGGTCGCGCTCGAGAACCTGGACATCTTCGAGGAGGAGCAGCTCAACGCGCACGTCCGCGCCAACTCTCCCCTCTTCCGCGCCGCCCTCGAACGGCTGACCGACCTGCCGATCGTCGGAGACGTCCGCGGCGCCGGGTACTTCTTCGGCATCGAGCTCGTCAAGGACAAGGCGACCAAGCAGACGTTCGACGAAGCGGAGTCGGAACGGCTGCTCCGGGGGTTCCTCTCCAAGGCGCTGTACGACGCGGGACTCTACTGCCGCGCGGACGACCGCGGGGATCCCGTCATCCAGCTCGCGCCGCCGCTCACGATCGGACCGACGGAGTTCGACGAGATCGAGCAGATCCTGCGCGGTGTGCTCACCGAGGCCTGGCAGCGCCTCTGA
- a CDS encoding glycoside hydrolase family 3 N-terminal domain-containing protein, producing the protein MSLEQDAAVSAAAPSSRVVDLLGRMTLDEKLAQLVGFWIDQGDEVVAPMAGEMAGSTRYADASVHGIGHLTRVYGTRPVDPVERAEWLWSEQRRLREQTRLGIPAIVHEECLTGLAAWKAATFPTPLAWGAAFDPELVAEVGEVIGESMRELGIHQGLAPVLDVIRDPRWGRVDECIGEDPYLVGTVGTAYVRGLQDAGVHATLKHFAAYSASQAGRNHAPVHAGRRELQDVFLPPFEMAVRDGGARSVMNSYADIDGVPVAASGELLTGLLREEWGFDGVVVSDYFSVAFLETMHKIAADRGEAAALALAAGIDVELPTGDAYAEPLAQRVRDGRVPVEDVDRAVLRVLIQKEELGLLDATFEEPAPASVDLDTPRHRALARRLADESIVLLSNDGVLPLAEPSRIALIGPNADAASALMGCYSFANHVLAHHPGVPMGFEIPSLREALVARYPGTPFDVAEGCAVEGEDRSGFTAAIDAALGAQVAIVAVGDRAGLFGRGTVGEGNDVESLELPGVQRELVERIVATGTPVVLVVLSGRPYAIDWALEGERAPAAVLQSFFPGEEGATALASLLAGDSVPSGRLPVSLPRSAGAQPYSYLHPPLGAANEITNADSTPVRPFGFGLSYTRFAHRDLEVDADASTAGGFTARVVVENVGDRSGVDVVQLYAHDPVASVVRPVAQLVGYARVALAAGERATVEFAVPAARLAFSDRGYRRVVEPGALEVWVGPSCDERETSADITLVGGVHEITARDERLTVVSIAS; encoded by the coding sequence ATGTCGCTCGAACAGGATGCGGCCGTCTCCGCCGCCGCCCCCAGCTCTCGCGTCGTCGATCTGCTCGGACGGATGACCCTCGACGAGAAGCTCGCGCAGCTCGTCGGGTTCTGGATCGACCAGGGCGACGAGGTCGTGGCGCCGATGGCGGGCGAGATGGCCGGCTCCACGCGGTACGCGGATGCGTCGGTGCACGGCATCGGCCACCTCACCCGGGTCTACGGCACGCGTCCGGTCGACCCGGTCGAGCGAGCAGAGTGGCTGTGGTCCGAGCAGCGCCGACTGCGGGAGCAGACGCGTCTGGGCATCCCCGCGATCGTGCACGAGGAGTGCCTCACGGGCCTCGCCGCGTGGAAGGCGGCGACGTTCCCGACCCCGCTCGCCTGGGGCGCGGCGTTCGATCCGGAGCTCGTGGCCGAGGTCGGCGAGGTCATCGGCGAGTCGATGCGCGAGCTGGGCATCCACCAGGGCCTCGCGCCTGTGCTGGACGTCATCCGCGACCCGCGCTGGGGGCGCGTCGACGAGTGCATCGGCGAGGATCCCTACCTCGTCGGCACCGTCGGAACCGCGTACGTGCGGGGGCTGCAGGATGCGGGCGTGCATGCGACCCTCAAGCACTTCGCCGCCTACTCGGCCTCACAGGCGGGCCGCAATCACGCCCCCGTGCATGCCGGTCGGCGCGAGCTGCAGGACGTCTTCCTGCCGCCGTTCGAGATGGCCGTCCGCGACGGCGGGGCTCGCAGCGTCATGAACTCCTACGCCGACATCGACGGCGTCCCGGTGGCCGCATCCGGCGAACTGCTGACGGGGCTGCTGCGCGAGGAGTGGGGCTTCGACGGCGTCGTGGTCTCGGACTACTTCTCCGTCGCGTTCCTCGAGACGATGCACAAGATCGCCGCCGACCGCGGCGAGGCGGCGGCGCTCGCGCTCGCGGCCGGGATCGACGTGGAGCTGCCCACCGGCGACGCGTACGCGGAGCCCCTCGCCCAGCGCGTCCGCGACGGCCGGGTCCCGGTCGAAGACGTCGATCGCGCGGTGCTGCGCGTGCTCATCCAGAAGGAGGAGCTCGGCCTGCTCGATGCCACCTTCGAGGAGCCGGCACCCGCATCCGTCGATCTCGACACCCCTCGTCACCGCGCGCTCGCACGCCGGCTGGCCGACGAGTCGATCGTGCTGCTCTCCAACGACGGCGTCCTGCCGCTCGCCGAGCCGTCGCGCATCGCCCTGATCGGACCGAACGCGGATGCGGCCTCGGCGCTGATGGGCTGCTACTCCTTCGCCAACCACGTGCTGGCGCACCATCCGGGTGTGCCGATGGGGTTCGAGATCCCGTCGCTGCGTGAGGCGCTGGTGGCGCGCTATCCCGGGACGCCGTTCGACGTCGCCGAGGGATGCGCCGTGGAGGGAGAGGACCGCTCCGGTTTCACCGCGGCGATCGATGCCGCCCTCGGCGCGCAGGTGGCGATCGTCGCGGTGGGCGACCGCGCCGGGCTCTTCGGCCGGGGGACGGTCGGCGAGGGCAATGACGTGGAGTCGCTGGAGCTGCCCGGCGTGCAGCGGGAGCTGGTGGAGCGCATCGTCGCCACGGGAACGCCCGTCGTCCTCGTGGTCCTGTCGGGCCGCCCCTACGCGATCGACTGGGCCCTCGAGGGCGAGAGGGCGCCCGCCGCCGTGCTGCAGTCATTCTTCCCCGGCGAGGAGGGCGCCACTGCCTTGGCGTCCCTTCTCGCCGGGGATTCGGTACCGTCGGGTCGGTTGCCCGTCTCCCTGCCGCGGTCGGCGGGCGCGCAGCCGTACAGCTACCTGCACCCGCCGCTGGGCGCGGCGAACGAGATCACGAACGCGGACAGCACCCCGGTTCGTCCGTTCGGCTTCGGTCTCTCCTACACGCGCTTCGCACACCGCGACCTCGAGGTGGATGCCGATGCGAGCACCGCGGGCGGCTTCACGGCACGCGTCGTGGTCGAGAACGTCGGCGACCGATCCGGCGTCGACGTGGTGCAGCTGTACGCGCACGACCCCGTCGCCTCCGTGGTCCGCCCGGTCGCGCAGCTCGTCGGCTACGCCCGCGTCGCGCTGGCCGCCGGCGAGCGTGCCACGGTCGAGTTCGCCGTCCCCGCCGCGCGACTCGCCTTCTCCGACCGCGGCTATCGGCGGGTCGTGGAGCCCGGCGCCCTCGAGGTCTGGGTCGGACCGTCCTGCGACGAGCGCGAGACGTCCGCCGACATCACTCTGGTGGGAGGGGTGCACGAGATCACGGCGCGCGACGAGCGGCTCACGGTGGTGAGCATCGCGTCATAG
- a CDS encoding carbohydrate ABC transporter permease, producing the protein MTATAAVVTPGRRTPTRRHSSGLPGQRKSSNLAVYFVALVLVALMLAPVAYVIFGGFRTNSEITLDPSGLPTTWNWENYVNVLVSGVFWRQVGNSLIAAVATTLFVVALGLMAAFALARYNFRGRGAFYALFTAGLMFPMTVAITPLYILVRDLGLMNSLAGVIVPQIAFGLPMTIIILVPFLAAIPHELQEAASIDGCSRLGFFWRMVVPLAVPGIITVGILVFVQSWNSYMLPLFILNNEASFTLPLGTQAFASQYSVDTAKVLAFTSLSMIPALVFFSLFERRIVGGLTGAVKG; encoded by the coding sequence ATGACCGCCACCGCTGCCGTCGTCACCCCGGGCCGGCGCACTCCGACCCGCCGACACTCGAGCGGCCTTCCCGGCCAGCGGAAGTCGTCCAACCTCGCCGTCTACTTCGTCGCCCTCGTTCTCGTCGCCCTGATGCTGGCGCCCGTCGCGTACGTCATCTTCGGCGGGTTCCGCACGAACTCCGAGATCACCCTCGATCCGTCGGGTCTTCCGACGACGTGGAACTGGGAGAACTACGTCAACGTCCTGGTCAGTGGCGTCTTCTGGCGCCAGGTGGGCAACTCGCTCATCGCCGCCGTCGCCACGACGCTGTTCGTGGTCGCCCTGGGGCTCATGGCCGCCTTCGCGCTGGCGCGGTACAACTTCCGCGGACGCGGTGCGTTCTACGCGTTGTTCACCGCCGGACTCATGTTCCCGATGACGGTCGCGATCACGCCCCTGTACATCCTGGTGCGCGACCTCGGACTCATGAACTCGCTCGCCGGCGTCATCGTGCCCCAGATCGCCTTCGGCCTGCCGATGACGATCATCATCCTCGTGCCCTTCCTCGCGGCGATCCCCCATGAGCTCCAGGAGGCCGCATCCATCGACGGATGCTCGCGCCTCGGCTTCTTCTGGCGCATGGTCGTCCCCCTCGCGGTGCCCGGCATCATCACCGTCGGCATCCTCGTCTTCGTCCAGAGTTGGAACTCGTACATGCTCCCGCTGTTCATCCTCAACAACGAGGCGTCCTTCACGCTGCCGCTGGGCACGCAGGCGTTCGCGTCGCAGTACTCGGTCGACACGGCCAAGGTGCTCGCGTTCACCTCGCTGTCGATGATTCCCGCCCTCGTGTTCTTCAGCCTCTTCGAGCGTCGCATCGTCGGCGGTCTGACCGGGGCGGTGAAGGGCTGA
- a CDS encoding sugar ABC transporter permease: MASVREHASTVADAADSLPPVGGAASAASSTRPRPRGGRWRLRAELLLLLGPALIVFVSFVIFPVVMAAFYGFFSWSGYGAPTDFVGIRNYVTILTDPAFHEALGHNGFIVVMSLVMQGPLALGLALLLNRKMRFQSLIRVLIFVPYVISEVVVGLGWGLLLQSNGALNGLLEKIGLGALANDWISNPSLAIWTLMVIITWKYVGFAVILFLAGLQGIPEELSEAAAIDGASYWQIQRHIVLPLMGPTIRIWAFLSVIGSLQLFDLVWIVWGQYVASTAGTSTMATYMVANGRNAGSYGYGSAVAVVMFLISLAVALLYQRFVLRRDTAGAITGGAR, encoded by the coding sequence ATGGCTTCCGTTCGCGAACACGCGAGTACCGTCGCTGACGCGGCGGACAGCCTTCCGCCGGTGGGCGGTGCCGCATCCGCGGCATCGTCCACCCGGCCCCGCCCACGCGGGGGCAGGTGGCGCCTGCGCGCCGAGCTGCTTCTGCTCCTCGGCCCCGCCCTGATCGTCTTCGTCTCGTTCGTGATCTTCCCGGTCGTGATGGCGGCGTTCTACGGCTTCTTCAGCTGGTCGGGCTACGGCGCCCCCACCGACTTCGTCGGCATCCGCAACTACGTCACGATCCTCACGGACCCGGCCTTCCACGAGGCCCTGGGCCACAACGGCTTCATCGTCGTCATGTCGCTCGTGATGCAGGGGCCGCTCGCTCTGGGGCTCGCACTGCTGCTGAACCGCAAGATGCGGTTCCAGTCCCTCATCCGCGTGCTCATCTTCGTGCCGTACGTCATCTCCGAGGTCGTCGTCGGCCTCGGCTGGGGGCTGCTGCTGCAGTCGAACGGCGCACTCAACGGGCTGCTCGAGAAGATCGGGCTCGGCGCTCTCGCGAACGACTGGATCTCGAACCCCTCGCTCGCGATCTGGACCCTCATGGTCATCATCACGTGGAAGTACGTCGGTTTCGCCGTCATCCTCTTCCTCGCAGGTCTTCAGGGCATCCCGGAGGAGTTGTCGGAGGCGGCCGCGATCGACGGCGCGTCCTACTGGCAGATCCAGCGCCACATCGTCCTGCCGCTCATGGGACCGACGATCCGGATCTGGGCGTTCCTCTCGGTGATCGGATCGCTCCAGCTGTTCGATCTCGTGTGGATCGTGTGGGGTCAGTACGTCGCATCGACGGCGGGCACCTCCACCATGGCCACCTACATGGTCGCCAACGGGCGCAACGCCGGCAGCTACGGCTACGGCAGCGCGGTCGCGGTCGTCATGTTCCTCATCTCGCTGGCGGTCGCACTGCTCTACCAGCGCTTCGTCCTGCGCCGCGACACCGCCGGCGCCATCACGGGAGGTGCCCGATGA
- a CDS encoding extracellular solute-binding protein — translation MRTKKLLVGAAALAMSALALAGCSGGGDGGDSGGDVTLTFWHNSTTGDGKQYWVDTAAAFEKANPGVKIEIQSIQNEEMDGKLQTALNSGDAPDIFMARGGGKLADVVKAGQAMDLTDGLSQATKDAMGGSLSAFAIDGKNYGVPTAVLPSGIYYASDLFTQAGVTETPTTIDELEAANEKLRAAGIDPIAVGAKDAWPAAHWYYNFALRACSKDALDKAASDRSFDDPCWLEAGKNLEAFIKTNPFNDGFLTTTAQQGAGSSAGLLANHQAAMELMGAWDPGVIASLTPNEEPLADLKWFPFPEVSGGKGEAGAMMGGVDGFSCWVNAPKQCVDFLNFIAEKENQEGYAKAFQTLPASTEAQSVVTDPALVDILKSYNNAPYVVVWLDTLYGQNVGNALNVAVVDLFAGKGTPQGIVDAVNAAAAKS, via the coding sequence ATGAGAACCAAGAAGTTGCTGGTCGGTGCTGCTGCGCTGGCCATGAGCGCGCTCGCGCTCGCCGGCTGTAGCGGCGGAGGCGACGGCGGAGACAGCGGCGGCGATGTCACCCTGACCTTCTGGCACAACTCGACCACGGGCGACGGCAAGCAGTACTGGGTCGACACGGCCGCCGCCTTCGAGAAGGCCAACCCCGGCGTCAAGATCGAGATCCAGTCGATCCAGAACGAGGAGATGGACGGCAAGCTCCAGACCGCTCTCAACTCCGGCGACGCGCCCGACATCTTCATGGCCCGCGGCGGCGGCAAGCTCGCCGACGTCGTGAAGGCAGGGCAAGCCATGGACCTCACCGACGGCCTCTCGCAGGCGACGAAGGACGCGATGGGCGGCTCGCTCTCGGCCTTCGCGATCGACGGCAAGAACTACGGCGTTCCGACCGCCGTCCTGCCCTCCGGCATCTACTACGCGTCCGATCTGTTCACCCAGGCCGGCGTCACCGAGACCCCCACCACGATCGACGAGCTCGAGGCGGCCAACGAGAAGCTCCGTGCGGCGGGCATCGACCCGATCGCCGTCGGCGCGAAGGACGCATGGCCCGCCGCGCACTGGTACTACAACTTCGCCCTGCGCGCCTGCTCGAAGGATGCCCTCGACAAGGCGGCCTCCGACCGGTCCTTCGACGACCCGTGCTGGCTGGAGGCGGGCAAGAACCTCGAGGCCTTCATCAAGACGAACCCCTTCAACGACGGCTTCCTCACCACGACCGCACAGCAGGGCGCCGGCTCGTCGGCCGGTCTGCTCGCCAACCACCAGGCCGCGATGGAGCTCATGGGCGCCTGGGACCCGGGCGTGATCGCCTCGCTGACGCCGAACGAGGAGCCGCTCGCCGACCTCAAGTGGTTCCCCTTCCCCGAGGTCTCGGGCGGTAAGGGCGAGGCGGGCGCCATGATGGGCGGCGTCGACGGCTTCAGCTGCTGGGTCAACGCTCCCAAGCAGTGCGTCGACTTCCTGAACTTCATCGCCGAGAAGGAGAACCAGGAGGGCTACGCGAAGGCGTTCCAGACCCTTCCGGCATCCACCGAGGCACAGAGCGTGGTGACCGACCCCGCTCTGGTCGACATCCTCAAGAGCTACAACAACGCCCCCTACGTGGTCGTGTGGCTGGACACCCTGTACGGCCAGAACGTGGGCAACGCGCTCAACGTCGCCGTCGTCGACCTGTTCGCGGGCAAGGGCACGCCGCAGGGCATCGTCGACGCCGTCAACGCCGCCGCCGCGAAGTCCTGA